The Scophthalmus maximus strain ysfricsl-2021 chromosome 7, ASM2237912v1, whole genome shotgun sequence genome includes a window with the following:
- the tmem266 gene encoding transmembrane protein 266: MSNSHAPPRAGASELEVISQQVEEDNQCVAPVQLVGFAYRDLPLAALDISLAGSQLISNPDEEDNRDGSNWLKPCCGRRAALWQVCLLSAGFNCFLVACVILVVLLLTLEVLIDTKLLQFNNASQFASIIHWISLAVLSVFFTETVFRIVVLGIWDYIENKVEVFDGAVIVLSLAPMVASTVANGPSSPWDAIGLIITLRIWRVKRIIDAFVLQVKVDMELEIQQYEKAKAVREEQLDRLTQICQEQAFEIRQLRAHLAQQDLDLVAEREAAMQIHHMWGKQSSSAFQEVDGLAPGASEHQGPAKAREPRRPADHHGQDDMNNYISQYYSEASSDMGIPDPARVITTAAIDVHLPNNPSQLPPSLVSADAVLSSRLRRTGSSVSEASTTTVSRTSFSAHQHSISSQTLGSTTDCSSTVREASTSTDYSDQRCYPPPYSSPLALGTQPRGSPSAVVQELLSSLREDSCLTQKGLDPVNLKPPSPAGSTKTSPELDHRVNIYNKRNQDIRAGLHSKPLIHLQGNEPLLEEKYRMMEPGDAPVNRLSEA; the protein is encoded by the exons cgcTCCTCCACGGGCTGGAGCCTCAGAGCTGGAGGTGATCTcccagcaggtggaggaggacaacCAGTGCGTGGCCCCTGTCCAACTGGTGGGTTTCGCCTACAGAGACTTGCCTCTGGCTGCCCTGGACATATCCCTTGCCGGATCCCAGCTCATCTCAAACCCAGACGAAGAGGACAACAGAGATGG GTCCAACTGGCTGAAGCCGTGCTGTGGGAGAAGGGCAGCGCTGTGGCAGGTCTGCCTGCTGTCGGCGGGCTTCAACTGTTTCCTGGTGGCCTGTGTCAtcctggtggtgctgctgctgacgctgGAGGTGCTCATAGACAccaagctgctgcagt TTAATAATGCGTCGCAGTTCGCCAGCATCATCCACTGGATCAGCCTGGCTGTCCTCTCCGTGTTCTTCACCGAG acggTGTTCAGGATCGTGGTGTTGGGGATATGGGATTACATAGAGAACAAAGTAGAG gtgtttGATGGAGCTGTCATCGTCCTATCTCTGGCCCCCATGGTGGCCTCCACAGTGGCCAACGGCCCCAGCAGCCCCTGGGATGCTATTGGTCTCATCATCACGCTGCGCATCTGGAGGGTCAAGAGGATCATtgatg CCTTTGtgctgcaggtgaaggtggacaTGGAGCTGGAGATCCAGCAGTACGAGAAGGCCAAGGCGGTGAGGGAGGAGCAGCTTGACCGCCTCACTCAGATCTGTCAGGAACAAGCA TTTGAGATCAGACAGCTGAGGGCCCACCTGGCCCAGCAGGACCTGGATCTGGTGGCAGAGCGCGAGGCAGCGATGCAGATCCACCACATGTGGGGTAAACAAAGCAGCAGCGCTTTCCAGGAGGTGGACGGACTGGCCCCTGGGGCCTCTGAGCATCAGGGCCCAGCTAAAGCTAGAGAGCCCAGGAGGCCTGCAG ATCACCATGGCCAAGATGACATGAATAACTACATCAGCCAGTACTACAGCGAGGCGAGCAGTG ATATGGGGATCCCAGACCCGGCGCGCGTCATCACCACTGCAGCCATAGACGTGCACCTGCCCAACAACCCCAGCCAGCTTCCCCCCTCTCTGGTGAGCGCCGACGCAGTGCTGTCCAGCCGCTTGCGGCGGACCGGCAGCTCGGTCAGCGAGGCCTCCACGACCACAGTGTCCCGCACCAGCTTCAGTGCCCACCAGCACAGCATCAGCAGCCAGACTCTTGGCTCCACCACAGACTGCAGCTCCACGGTGCGGGAGGCCTCCACCTCAACGGACTACAGCGACCAGCGCTGCTACCCTCCGCCCTACAGCAGCCCCCTGGCCCTGGGCACTCAGCCACGAGGCAGCCCCAGCGCCGTGGTGCAggagctgctctcctctctgcgCGAGGACTCGTGTCTCACACAGAAGGGCCTGGACCCCGTCAACCTCAAACCGCCCAGCCCAGCCGGTTCCACCAAGACCAGCCCCGAGCTGGATCACAGGGTCAATATCTACAACAAGAGGAACCAGGACATTCGAGCGGGGCTCCACTCCAAGCCGCTCATCCACCTGCAGGGCAACGAGCCTCTTCTGGAGGAGAAGTACAGGATGATGGAGCCAGGAGATGCTCCGGTCAACCGTCTGTCAGAGGCATGA
- the isl2a gene encoding insulin gene enhancer protein isl-2a: MTPSPRTRRGPGLHTSLVEDLCFLSTSRWRNTSLSSSQRRDGLLCRSSPPPVVLHRATFSCMVDILLNTSFLDDMGDHSKKKSGIAMCVGCGSQIHDQYILRVSPDLEWHAACLKCAECSQYLDESCTCFVRDGKTYCKRDYARLFGIKCAKCNMGFCSSDLVMRARDSVYHMECFRCSVCSRHLLPGDEFSLRDDELLCRADHGLLVERASAGSPLSPGNVHTRPLHISDPVSARHPPHHRNHVHKQSEKTTRIRTVLNEKQLHTLRTCYNANPRPDALMKEQLVEMTGLSPRVIRVWFQNKRCKDKKRSILMKQLQQQAHSDKTNLQGLTGTHLVAGSPIRHDNGVQGNPVEVQTYQPPWKTLSDFALQSDLDQPAFQQLVSFSESGSLGNSSGSDVTSLSSQLPDTPNSMVPSPVDT, encoded by the exons ATGACACCCTCTCCCCGGACTCGGAGAGGTCCAGGTTTACACACGTCACTGGTCGAggatctttgttttctctccacctctcgGTGGAGGAATACAAGTTTATCATCCAGCCAGAGACGGGACGGTCTCCTCtgccgctcctctcctccacccgtCGTGCTGCACCGGGCTACTTTCTCCTGTATGGTGGATATCCTGCTCAACACTTCTTTCTTGGATGATATGGGGGATCATTCAAAAA agaAGTCGGGAATCGCAATGTGTGTGGGCTGTGGAAGTCAGATACACGACCAGTACATCCTGAGAGTCTCCCCGGACCTGGAGTGGCACGCAGCCTGCCTCAAGTGTGCAGAGTGCAGCCAGTACCTGGACGAGAGCTGCACTTGCTTCGTCCGAGACGGAAAGACTTACTGTAAGAGAGACTATGCCAG GCTGTTTGGCATCAAATGTGCAAAGTGTAACATGGGCTTCTGCAGCAGCGACCTGGTGATGAGGGCCCGGGACAGCGTGTACCACATGGAGTGCTTTCGGTGCTCGGTGTGCAGTCGACACCTCCTGCCGGGAGACGAGTTCTCCCTGCGGGACGACGAGCTGCTGTGTCGGGCGGACCACGGTCTGCTGGTGGAGCGGGCCTCCGCAGGGAGCCCGCTCAGCCCGGGCAACGTCCACACCAGACCGCTGCACATCTCAG ACCCGGTTTCGGCCCGGCACCCTCCTCACCACCGGAACCACGTCCACAAGCAGTCGGAGAAGACCACCCGCATCCGCACGGTGCTGAACGAGAAGCAGCTCCACACCCTGCGGACCTGCTACAACGCCAACCCGCGGCCGGACGCTCTGATGaaggagcagctggtggagatGACCGGCCTGAGCCCCCGGGTCATCCGCGTGTGGTTCCAGAACAAGCGCTGCAAAGACAAGAAGAGGTCCATCCTgatgaagcagctgcagcagcaggcgcaCAGCGACAAGACC AATCTACAGGGCCTGACGGGCACACACCTGGTGGCGGGCAGTCCCATCCGGCACGACAACGGCGTGCAGGGGAATCCTGTGGAGGTGCAGACCTACCAGCCCCCGTGGAAGACCCTCAGCGACTTCGCCCTGCAGAGCGACCTGGACCAGCCCGCCTTCCAACAACTG GTGTCCTTCTCGGAGTCGGGCTCTCTGGGAAACTCGTCGGGCAGCGACGTGACCTCCCTGTCGTCGCAGTTACCGGACACACCGAACAGCATGGTGCCGAGTCCCGTGGACacgtga
- the etfa gene encoding electron transfer flavoprotein subunit alpha, mitochondrial, whose amino-acid sequence MNRAFNRTSLKRLTGLLQRFQSTLVVAEHNNDKLTPITLNAITAASKLGGDVSCLVAGTNCAKVVEQISTVHGVKTILVSQHDSYKGSLPEELTPLILAIQKQFSFTHICAGASAFGKNLLPRVAAKLDVAPVSEIIEIKSPDTFVRTIYAGNALSTVKCNEAVKVLTFRGTSFEPAPTEGGSAASEDVASSSPTGVSEWLEQTLTKSDRPELTSAKVVVSGGRGLKSGDNFKLLYNLADKMNAAVGASRAAVDAGYVPNDMQVGQTGKIVAPELYIAVGISGAIQHLAGMKDSKTIVAINKDPEAPIFQVADYGLVADLFKAVPEMTDALNK is encoded by the exons ATGAACCGAGCGTTCAACAGAACGAGTCTGAAACGCCTG ACCGGCCTCCTCCAAAGGTTTCAGAGCACCTTGGTGGTTGCAGAGCACAACAATGACAAGCTGACTCCCATCACTCTCAACGCAATCACTGCTGCCAGCAAACTGGGCGGAGACGTGTCATGTCTGGTCGCTGGAACAAACTGTGCAAAG gTTGTGGAGCAAATTAGCACAGTACACGGAGTGAAGACGATCCTGGTGTCTCAACATGATTCCTATAAAGGTTCCTTGCCAG AGGAGTTGACTCCCCTGATCTTGGCGATACAAAAACAATTCAGCTTCACTCACATCTGTGCCGGTGCATCTGCCTTCGGAAAG AACCTGCTTCCAAGAGTAGCTGCCAAGTTGGATGTGGCCCCAGTTTCAGAAATTATTGAGATCAAGTCTCCAGACACTTTTGTCAGAACCATTTATGCAG gAAATGCTCTCAGCACTGTGAAATGTAATGAGGCGGTCAAGGTCCTCACCTTCAGAGGGACATCCTTTGAGCCAGCTCCAACGGAGGGAGGAAGTGCCGCGTCAGAAGATG TGGCTTCATCTTCACCCACTGGAGTATCTGAGTGGCTAGAGCAGACTCTGACAAAGAGTGACCGCCCAGAGCTGACAAGCGCCAAGGTTGTGGTGTCAGGAG gaAGGGGCTTGAAGAGTGGGGACAACTTCAAGCTGCTTTATAACCTTGCAGACAAAATGAATGCTGCAG tCGGTGCATCCAGAGCTGCAGTGGATGCTGGGTATGTCCCGAACGACATGCAGGTTGGACAGACTGGCAAAATTGTAGCACCG GAGTTGTACATTGCTGTCGGTATCTCGGGAGCTATTCAACACCTGGCTGGAATGAAAGATAGCAAG ACTATTGTTGCCATCAACAAAGACCCGGAGGCTCCCATTTTCCAGGTGGCTGACTATGGCCTGGTGGCCGATCTTTTTAAG gCTGTTCCCGAGATGACCGACGCGCTGAACaagtga